A part of Oryctolagus cuniculus chromosome 4, mOryCun1.1, whole genome shotgun sequence genomic DNA contains:
- the KCNMB3 gene encoding LOW QUALITY PROTEIN: calcium-activated potassium channel subunit beta-3 (The sequence of the model RefSeq protein was modified relative to this genomic sequence to represent the inferred CDS: inserted 1 base in 1 codon), which produces MQPFSIPVQITLQGSRRRQGRTVFSASGKRTYVHHNDGDLPDVHKKLPSSAGEDRAMLLGFAMMGFSVLMFFLLGTTILKPFMLSTQREESNCTTIHTHIMDDWLDCVFTCGADCRGQGKYPCLQVLVNLTHSGQKALLHYNEEAAQINSECFYTPKCHRDGNDLLNSARDIKEFFDHKNGTPFSCFYSPDSQSEDVVLTKKYDQMVIFHCLFWPSLTLVGGILIVGMVRLTQHLSLLCEKHSXAVRDEVGGKAPHTEQHQLKLWSSGRSGGRSREILRWWPN; this is translated from the exons gACAGTCTTTTCTGCCTCAGGAAAGAGGACATATGTCCACCACAATGATGGAGACCTGCCTGATGTGCACAAGAAGCTGCCGTCCAGTGCTGGAGAGGACCGAGCCATGTTGCTGGGGTTTGCTATGATGGGCTTCTCGGTCCTCATGTTCTTCTTGCTTGGAACTACCATCCTAAAGCCTTTCATGCTTAG CACTCAGAGAGAAGAGTCGAACTGCACTAccatccacacacacatcatGGATGACTGGCTGGACTGTGTTTTCACCTGTGGCGCGGACTGCCGAGGTCAGGGCAAGTACCCCTGTCTTCAGGTGCTTGTGAACCTCACCCACTCGGGTCAGAAAGCTCTCCTACATTACAATGAAGAGGCTGCCCAGATAAATTCCGAG TGCTTTTACACACCCAAGTGCCACCGGGATGGGAATGATTTGCTCAACAGTGCTCGGGACATAAAGGAATTCTTCGATCACAAAAATGGGACCCCCTTTTCGTGCTTCTACAGCCCAGACAGCCAATCTGAAGACGTGGTTCTCACTAAAAAGTATGACCAAAtggttatcttccactgtttaTTTTGGCCTTCACTGACTCTGGTAGGTGGTATCCTGATCGTTGGCATGGTGAGATTAACACAGCACCTGTCCCTACTGTGTGAAAAACACA CTGCAGTCAGAGATGAGGTAGGTGGCAAAGCACCCCATACAGAGCAACACCAACTCAAACTGTGGAGTTCAGGGAGAAGCGGTGGAAGGAGCAGAGAAATTTTAAGATGGTGGCCAAATTAA